GGTCGGTGAAGAAGAGAAAACACTGATAGTCGTTAATTCCGTTTGTGGTTGTGCGGCAGGAATCGCTCGGCCAGGTGTTCTTGCTGCATTATCTTCCGAGGGCATTAAACCACCTAATCACCTCCTGACAGTTTTTGCAGGACAAGACAAAGCGGCTACAGAAAAAGTAAGGTCCCTGATAGTGGACTATCCTCCATCATCCCCCTCAATCGCGCTCTTTCATGGAACATCTTGCTCCAAAATGATTCACCGTTCAGACATTGAAGGAAACTCCTTAGACGGTGTAGCGGGACTGGTACGGACTCTGCTCCTCGATGACTGATCGGATATAGCGAGATGGGTACGGCTCCACACGAACATCCAGTAACAACGGGCGCACGGCTCAGGTCAATAATCTTCTCTGAACAGTGTGACGGTGAAATCGCGAAGGATCTTCTAGCCTATACCGAAAAGAGTCATGCCAGCTCCCTTAGCCCCCAAAACCTCGCTCAGGTGTTCTATGCGTTGGGAAATCTAGCTCGCAAAACCCCAGATGTGGAGCGATTATTCCATGTAAATCCAAATAAGGAACGACTGCGTTCCCTTACCAGTATTGCTCGACGTCAACTCGACTCCTTCGAGGCAAGGAACATATCAGAGACCTTATTTGGGCTTATCGGATTAGGGCAACGTTCTGGACCCTTAGTTACCTCATTAGTCGGAAGAGCTGGCGGCGAAGTTGAAAACTTTGACTTACCGACGCTGGTTCATTGTCTTGGAAGCTTATGCTCACTCAATGTAGAAGAGCGTTTCCAAATGCATTTTGCTCTGCCCGCTTTTGAACGATTAGAGAGAGATTCTGATAGCCTGACCGATACTGATTTGGCTCGTGGATTACTTTATGCCTCTAAATTACTGCTCGATACTCAAGTAACAGCCCTTGAAGAAAAATGTCTCGAGAGAATTACGAAGTTTACCTCCTTCGAACTCGGCATTCTTCACGGTGCGAGT
Above is a window of bacterium DNA encoding:
- a CDS encoding BrxA/BrxB family bacilliredoxin, encoding MYPEEIVEPFRKELTANGFRELRTEQDVNDHFRQVGEEEKTLIVVNSVCGCAAGIARPGVLAALSSEGIKPPNHLLTVFAGQDKAATEKVRSLIVDYPPSSPSIALFHGTSCSKMIHRSDIEGNSLDGVAGLVRTLLLDD